In the genome of Serratia symbiotica (Periphyllus acericola), one region contains:
- the ptsI gene encoding phosphoenolpyruvate-protein phosphotransferase PtsI yields MISGILVSPGIAFGKALLLKEDEIVINRKKIATDHVEQEVSRFLSGRAKASEQLAVIKAKAGETFGEEKEAIFEGHIMLLEDEELEQEIIALIKDEHVTADAAAHTVIESQAHALEELDDEYLKERAADVRDIGKRLLRNMLGMPIVDLSTIQDEVILVATDLTPSETAQLNLKKVLGLITDLGGRTSHTSIMARSLELPAIVGTSYVTKQVKTGDYLILDAINNKIYVNPTAEVIDQLKTAQSQYITEKNDLAKLKDLPAITLDGHQVEVCANIGTVRDVASAERNGAKGIGLYRTEFLFMNRDALPTEDDQFQVYKAVAEAMGLQVVIIRTMDIGGDKDLPYMNLPKEENPFLGWRAIRIAMDRREILHAQLRAILRASAFGKLRIMFPMIISVEEVRDLKDEIDKLKAQLREEGKAFDEAIEVGVMVETPAAASIAHHLAKEVDFFSIGTNDLTQYTLAVDRGNEMISHLYNPLSPSVLGLIKQVIDASHAEGKWTGMCGELAGDERATLLLLGMGLDEFSMSAISIPRIKKIIRNTNFTDVQALAAQVLAQPTAQDLMNCVNKFIEEKTLC; encoded by the coding sequence ATGATTTCAGGCATTTTAGTATCACCGGGTATCGCTTTTGGTAAGGCTCTCCTACTGAAAGAAGATGAAATTGTCATCAACCGAAAGAAAATCGCTACAGATCATGTAGAGCAGGAAGTCTCACGTTTTCTGTCTGGCCGCGCCAAAGCATCTGAACAGTTGGCAGTTATCAAGGCCAAAGCAGGCGAAACCTTCGGCGAAGAGAAAGAAGCAATCTTCGAAGGCCACATCATGTTGCTGGAAGACGAAGAGCTTGAGCAGGAAATCATAGCCCTAATCAAAGATGAACATGTCACTGCCGATGCAGCGGCCCACACCGTGATCGAAAGCCAAGCGCATGCGTTGGAAGAGTTGGACGACGAATATCTGAAAGAGCGTGCAGCCGATGTACGCGACATCGGCAAGCGCTTACTGCGCAACATGCTCGGCATGCCTATCGTCGATCTGAGTACTATTCAAGACGAAGTGATCCTAGTGGCCACCGATTTGACCCCGTCTGAAACCGCACAGTTAAACCTGAAAAAAGTGTTGGGCCTCATCACTGATCTGGGTGGACGCACTTCGCACACCTCCATCATGGCACGCTCTCTAGAACTGCCAGCCATTGTGGGCACCAGCTATGTGACCAAGCAGGTGAAAACCGGTGATTACCTGATCCTGGATGCGATTAACAACAAGATTTACGTTAACCCCACTGCTGAAGTTATCGATCAGTTAAAAACCGCTCAGAGTCAGTACATCACTGAGAAAAACGATCTGGCTAAGCTGAAAGATCTACCCGCGATTACGCTAGATGGTCATCAGGTTGAAGTTTGCGCCAATATCGGCACCGTGCGCGATGTTGCTAGTGCCGAGCGCAACGGCGCTAAAGGCATCGGACTGTATCGTACTGAATTCCTGTTCATGAATCGTGATGCGCTACCGACTGAAGACGATCAGTTCCAGGTTTACAAAGCCGTTGCGGAAGCCATGGGTTTGCAGGTAGTGATCATCCGTACCATGGACATCGGCGGCGACAAAGACCTACCGTACATGAACCTGCCGAAGGAAGAGAACCCGTTCCTTGGCTGGCGCGCCATCCGCATCGCGATGGATCGTAGAGAGATCTTGCACGCCCAGCTACGCGCCATCCTGCGCGCTTCAGCGTTCGGTAAATTGCGTATCATGTTCCCGATGATTATTTCCGTGGAAGAAGTGCGCGATCTAAAAGACGAAATCGATAAGTTGAAAGCACAATTACGCGAAGAAGGTAAAGCGTTCGATGAAGCCATCGAAGTGGGTGTGATGGTAGAGACACCTGCTGCTGCGTCCATTGCCCACCACTTGGCAAAAGAGGTTGATTTCTTTAGTATTGGAACAAATGATCTCACCCAATATACTCTGGCAGTCGATCGTGGCAATGAGATGATTTCTCATCTTTATAATCCGTTATCCCCGTCAGTGCTCGGCTTGATCAAACAAGTTATTGATGCATCGCACGCAGAGGGTAAATGGACCGGCATGTGCGGTGAACTGGCTGGCGATGAACGTGCTACACTACTGTTATTAGGCATGGGGCTGGATGAGTTCAGTATGAGTGCGATCTCAATCCCACGCATCAAGAAAATCATTCGGAATACCAATTTTACAGATGTGCAAGCGTTGGCAGCGCAGGTCTTGGCACAGCCAACAGCACAAGACCTAATGAATTGCGTGAATAAATTCATCGAAGAAAAAACGCTCTGCTAA
- the crr gene encoding PTS glucose transporter subunit IIA: MGLLVKLKSLVSDDKKDTSTIEIIAPLSGEIVNIEDVPDVVFAEKIVGDGIAIKPSGDKMVAPVDGTIGKIFETNHAFSIASDNGIELFVHFGIDTVELKGEGFKRIAEEGQHVKKGDVIIEFNLPMLEEKAKSILTPVVISNINELKKLIKLSGNVIAGETPIIRIRK, from the coding sequence ATGGGGTTGCTCGTTAAACTGAAATCACTGGTTTCTGATGACAAGAAAGATACGAGTACTATCGAAATTATCGCCCCCCTTTCTGGCGAAATCGTCAATATTGAGGATGTGCCGGATGTCGTGTTCGCTGAAAAGATCGTTGGTGATGGTATTGCCATTAAACCTTCCGGCGATAAAATGGTTGCCCCTGTTGACGGCACTATCGGCAAAATTTTCGAAACCAACCATGCTTTCTCTATCGCATCCGACAACGGTATCGAGCTGTTCGTGCATTTTGGTATCGATACCGTTGAGTTGAAAGGCGAAGGCTTTAAGCGTATTGCTGAAGAAGGCCAGCATGTCAAAAAAGGTGATGTCATTATCGAGTTCAACCTGCCCATGCTGGAAGAGAAAGCCAAGTCAATCTTGACTCCAGTTGTCATCTCCAACATAAACGAACTCAAAAAACTGATCAAACTTTCTGGCAATGTTATTGCCGGCGAAACCCCGATCATCCGCATCAGAAAGTAA
- the zipA gene encoding cell division protein ZipA has product MMQDLRLILIVVGAIAIIALLLHGLWTSRKERSSLFRDRPAKRSNKERKQTLSNDLNEGVGEARIRAAHPQDKAFLGHFGTVKKEPVVTRKLDQSVAYQALAPGDIPRDSSMQQDQGGEPQPALRREPCLDDLPPAAEPEAVPVFHDTYGHQHQPEAKPQPLPAEPIAAKPKETVLVLHVAAHQGVMIGGEVLLQSVLQAGFQFGEMGIFHRHISPAGSGSVLFSLANMVKPGSFEPDMMSDFITPGVSLFMMVPSYGDANQNFKLMLQSAQRIADDVGGVVLDDERRMMTPQKLETYKARLRAVLENNA; this is encoded by the coding sequence ATGATGCAAGATTTGCGTCTGATATTAATCGTTGTTGGTGCGATCGCTATAATAGCGTTGTTATTGCACGGTCTATGGACCAGCCGCAAGGAACGCTCATCGCTTTTCCGCGATCGTCCAGCTAAACGTTCCAATAAGGAAAGGAAACAAACCCTAAGCAACGATCTCAATGAAGGCGTGGGGGAGGCGCGTATACGCGCTGCTCACCCGCAGGATAAAGCATTTTTGGGGCATTTTGGTACCGTGAAAAAAGAGCCCGTAGTTACGCGCAAGCTTGATCAATCGGTTGCCTATCAAGCTCTGGCCCCGGGTGATATACCACGAGATAGCAGCATGCAACAGGATCAAGGCGGCGAACCGCAGCCTGCACTGCGTCGTGAACCTTGCCTCGATGATCTACCGCCAGCGGCAGAGCCTGAAGCGGTGCCCGTGTTTCACGACACATATGGGCATCAGCACCAGCCGGAAGCGAAACCGCAGCCGCTTCCCGCCGAGCCGATCGCGGCAAAGCCAAAAGAAACCGTACTGGTATTGCATGTGGCAGCTCATCAAGGGGTAATGATCGGCGGCGAAGTCTTACTACAGAGCGTGCTACAGGCGGGTTTTCAGTTTGGTGAAATGGGTATTTTCCATCGCCATATTAGCCCGGCGGGCAGCGGTTCGGTACTGTTCAGCTTGGCGAACATGGTTAAACCGGGTTCTTTTGAGCCTGATATGATGTCTGATTTTATTACGCCGGGCGTATCATTGTTCATGATGGTGCCCTCTTACGGCGATGCCAATCAGAACTTTAAGCTGATGTTGCAGTCGGCACAGCGTATTGCTGATGATGTTGGGGGCGTGGTACTTGATGACGAACGCCGCATGATGACGCCGCAAAAGCTGGAAACCTATAAAGCGCGCCTCCGTGCTGTGCTGGAAAACAACGCCTGA
- a CDS encoding iron chelate uptake ABC transporter family permease subunit produces MGAYTGALITIILFSGGYYHIAIGALAGSLLSAVVIYLLAWRKGIVDFQLIIVGIAISVVLVSTKHLADHHRFCVTCHGCRHMAGWFSQWINLAKIPASNRIGLSASAALLMSKRLQQLEIGDDAAQALGVNAESSRMWLMLFGVPLTAAATAAAGPISFIALAARQIARCLTGKSSVTLTLSALVGATLLLGVDTISQPLFAPIQLSVGVVTVRIGGLYLIWLLIRESRR; encoded by the coding sequence ATGGGTGCTTACACCGGGGCTCTGATCACCATTATTCTGTTCAGCGGTGGTTATTACCACATCGCAATTGGCGCGTTAGCTGGCAGTCTCCTTTCCGCTGTGGTGATCTATCTGCTTGCCTGGCGAAAAGGCATTGTCGATTTCCAGCTGATTATTGTCGGCATCGCTATCAGCGTGGTGCTGGTGTCTACCAAACACTTGGCTGATCATCACCGCTTCTGTGTAACGTGCCATGGATGCCGCCATATGGCAGGCTGGTTCTCTCAATGGATTAACCTAGCAAAAATACCAGCCAGTAATCGTATCGGCCTGTCGGCCAGCGCCGCACTGCTGATGAGCAAGCGTCTACAACAGCTAGAGATAGGCGACGATGCGGCGCAGGCGCTGGGGGTAAATGCAGAAAGCAGCCGAATGTGGTTGATGCTATTCGGCGTGCCCCTGACTGCTGCCGCCACCGCCGCCGCCGGGCCAATTTCGTTTATCGCCCTGGCTGCGCGACAGATCGCGCGCTGCCTGACTGGCAAGTCTTCAGTCACTTTGACCTTGTCCGCGCTGGTAGGGGCAACGTTGCTACTGGGCGTTGACACCATTTCCCAGCCGCTTTTCGCGCCAATCCAGTTATCGGTTGGCGTAGTGACTGTCAGAATCGGTGGCCTGTATTTGATCTGGCTGTTAATCCGTGAATCTCGCAGATAA